In Miscanthus floridulus cultivar M001 chromosome 8, ASM1932011v1, whole genome shotgun sequence, the sequence CAAGCTACAGCGCCTCTCATGTGTCCACACGTAATTCTGTCGTCACCTCATTCAAGGTCAGGGTATATATATGTAGAGATCCCAGACCCAGAGAGCAGAGGGAGAGAAAGAGCACTAGAGCAGGCAGCGAGCGGCCCAACTGGAACACCCTCGCCATCTCCCAGCCGCGCGTATCTCCTCTCCCCCGGGCGGCCCACGCGCAGCCGGACAGAGACACAGCCACCTCACCCCACTTCGCCCTCCACTCCCGGTCGCCCGCTCCGTGCCGACACCCAGGGCCCGCCAGGAAAGCGAGCACCGATGGCGGACGCATCGCCGCTACTGCCGCCGGCGCCGGGGAAGTCATCTGCCACCGCGGCGCGGTTCGCGCGATCCGCATCGAGCGCGAACGACGAGCTCCGCAGCTTCCGCGCTTGCCTCGCCTGGCTCTGCGTGGACCACTCCTCCTCCCCGCGCGTGGCGGCCGTGGGCTCCTGGGCGGTCTTCCTCCTCCTCGCCATCGCGGCGCCCGCGGCCGTCCGCCTCCTCACCCCCGCCGACCCCCCGCCGCGGCCCTTCGACGGGCAGGTCCAGGTGTCGCTCACCCTGGCCGCGTCGCTCGCCTACGTCTCCCTCCGCGCGCTCCTCCACcgcgggggcgggctccgccgCCTGCTCTACCTCGACAGCCTCCGCCGCGACTCCGAGGACGTGCAGGCGGGGTACGCCGCGCAGCTGGCGCGTTCCTTCCGCGTCCTCGCCTGCTTCGTGCTCCCCTGCGCGCTCGCTGAGGCCGTCTACAAGGCCTACTGGTGGTActaccacgccgccgccgcgtaCGGCGGCGGCTCGCGCTCGCGCCGCTGGTGGTGGGCCGCCGCGGCCTGCTGCACCGTCGAGGTCGCCTCCTGGGTGTACCGCGTCGCGCTCTTCTTCATGGTCTGCGTCCTCTTCCGCGTCATCTGCTACCTGCAGATCCTACGGATGGTCGGCTTCGCGCGCGAGTTCGGCAGGTTCGCCGACGTCGCCACCGTGCTGCAGCACCACCGCCGGATCAGGGAGCAGCTCAGAAAGATCAGCCACCGGTACCGCAAGTTCATCGTCTGCAGCCTCGTGCTCGTCTCCGCCAGCCAGTTCGCCGCGCTGCTCGCCACCACCAGGCCGCACGCCGTCGTCAATCTCGccaccgccggcgagctcgcGGTGAGTAATTGTTAATTATTATTAATTATAAGGACGCCCTGCATACACGTCCTCTGTTTCTTCTGCAGGTTTAATTATATTAttattgctctttctcctaaagCATAAGAATTCTAGTACAGTCATAGTGAGAAAAATTAGGCTTTGTGCAGTGGAAATCCAAATAGGACTATATACCGCATCTAATTCTTACTTATCCAAAATTGTAAACAAACCCTTAGATGGAACTACGAACTGATAAAGCGAGCAACATGATCATGTGTCCTTTATTTAGTTGATGAAGTCGTATGGATCAAAGACAGTGACTTCTTCTGAATATAACAGTGGTAGTGAACAGAGGGCAGAGTGCACATATAACCTGTTAGTTAAATAATctgcaaaaacaaaaaacaagaaAATGTACGTGGAAATTGAATATGGATATCATCATAGTACGTGTGCACTTGTCACATGGCCAATTTTGAAATCAAGATCTAGTATTGGTAGTAGTTCGGTACTACGAGAAATGCCAAATCAGGTGATGCCAGGTCGCCAGGACAGCTGTAAATGGAAAGTTGGAGGAAAAGCTTGCATGCCCAAAAGGCCAAAACCAAAA encodes:
- the LOC136473982 gene encoding uncharacterized protein, encoding MADASPLLPPAPGKSSATAARFARSASSANDELRSFRACLAWLCVDHSSSPRVAAVGSWAVFLLLAIAAPAAVRLLTPADPPPRPFDGQVQVSLTLAASLAYVSLRALLHRGGGLRRLLYLDSLRRDSEDVQAGYAAQLARSFRVLACFVLPCALAEAVYKAYWWYYHAAAAYGGGSRSRRWWWAAAACCTVEVASWVYRVALFFMVCVLFRVICYLQILRMVGFAREFGRFADVATVLQHHRRIREQLRKISHRYRKFIVCSLVLVSASQFAALLATTRPHAVVNLATAGELALCSISLVAGLLMCLYSAAKITHKTQAMTSVAAAWHADVTVHAFDNDQENPDPDLPPNAGYLAPANAYRVAAGDESASDDDDDDSRSECSSLDDPKYVPFQANNISFQKRQALVTYLENNRAGITVYGFVVDRAWLHALFMIEFSLVMWLLGKTVGIS